One Helianthus annuus cultivar XRQ/B chromosome 12, HanXRQr2.0-SUNRISE, whole genome shotgun sequence genomic region harbors:
- the LOC110925350 gene encoding uncharacterized protein LOC110925350: MITKYINGLPPAMRDSNEAAQLDTIEEVYRLASICKSSHPAVKWQQEQEKESQGSGCNAIVPTANPAAKPAPATAADNPAVPEAKKQYTGPYPKCATCNFHNPTASACRLCTNCNRSGHTTPYCRQANAAQPAQQAPAQAVQAALPAPLQNPKPVNAVRACFQCGDTIHLRNRCPQLNQDQQAAAHGRAFNLNANQARNNNDVVNGMFLVNNLYASILFDTGADKSFVSVEFESLINCTRSKLPKSFSVEVANGKSILVNSINHAEIVCHDKLVCLPLPCGDVLNVYGDRPSKGLRLMSCTHASRYLRKQNFAFLAHVVQQKGKGKNISDVPVVCDFTDVFPEDLPGLPPPRSVDFCLDLVPGATPVAKAPYRLAPSEMQELASEL, from the exons atgataaccaagtacatcaatggtctaCCTCCTGCGATGCGTGATTCAAATGAAGCAGCTCAACTCGACACCATTGAAGAAGTCTATCGTCTGGCATCaa TATGCAAATCAAGTCACCCAGCAGTcaagtggcagcaagaacaagaaaaggAATCTCAGGGTTCAGGATGCAATGCTATTGTTCCTACTGCTAACCCTGCTGCTAAACCTGCTCCTGCTACTGCTGCTGATAACCCTGCTGTTCCAGAAGCTAAGAAGCAGTACACTGGGCCTTACCCCAAGTGTGCGACTTGCAACTTTCATAATCCTACTGCTTCTGCATGCCGTCTGTGCACCAACTGCAACCGCTCTGGTCACACGACTCCCTACTGTCGTCAAGCTAACGCTGCACAACCAGCTCAGCAAGCCCCAGCTCAGGCAGTTCAAGCAGCTCTTCCCGCTCCCCTACAGAATCCCAAGCCGGTCAATGCTGTTCGTgcatgtttccagtgtggagatACTATTCATCTTCGTAATcgttgcccccagctgaaccaagaTCAACAAGCAGCCGCTCATGGACGAGCATTCAATCTCAATGCTAATCAGGCTCGCAACAACAATGATGTGGTGAATGGTATGTTTCTCGTTAATAATCTTTATGCTTCGatcctatttgatactggtgccgataaaagctttgtgtccgtggAATTTGAGTCTTTGATAAACTGTACACGCTCTAAGTTACCTAAGTCGTTCTCTGTTGAGGTCGCCAATGGTAAGTCGATTCTTGTTAATTCTATT aaccaTGCCGAGATCGTTTGTCATGATAAGCTTGTTTGTCTTCCTCTTCCGTGTGGTGATGTTTTGAatgtctatggagaccgaccCTCAAAAGGACTGAGGCTGATGTCATGCACACATGCGAGCAGATACTTACGTAAACAGAactttgccttcttggcccacgtggtgcAACAAAAGGGGAAGGGGAAAAACATAAGCGACGTTCCAGTTGTGTGTGATTTcactgatgtctttcctgaagatcttcctggtcttcctccGCCTAGGTCCGTTGACTTTTGTCTTGACCTCGTACCTGGCGCAACTCCTGTCGCCAAggctccttaccgtcttgcaccttccgagatgcaagagttagcCAGCGAGCTGTAG